From the Methylobacterium currus genome, one window contains:
- the dps gene encoding DNA starvation/stationary phase protection protein Dps, whose amino-acid sequence MTDSQGKAGQPRQHRTRNNTDSNAKRVSIETLNARLADGIDLALNIKQAHWNLKGPQFIGIHEMLDGFRTEIDDLNDKVAERAVQLGATALGTATVVSKTSKLSPYPTDIYAIADHLSALIDRYAAYANAVRENIDQTDEAGDPGTADLFTEVSRAVDKQLWFLEAHVQEPTGTMRDGDGKGAR is encoded by the coding sequence ATGACGGATTCCCAGGGCAAGGCCGGCCAGCCGCGCCAGCACCGCACCCGCAACAACACCGACTCGAACGCCAAGCGCGTCTCGATCGAGACCCTGAACGCCCGCCTCGCCGACGGCATCGACCTCGCGCTCAACATCAAGCAGGCGCACTGGAACCTGAAGGGCCCGCAATTCATCGGCATCCACGAGATGCTCGACGGGTTCCGCACCGAGATCGACGACCTCAACGACAAGGTGGCAGAGCGCGCCGTGCAGCTCGGCGCCACGGCCCTCGGCACCGCCACGGTGGTCTCCAAGACCTCGAAGCTGTCGCCCTACCCGACCGACATCTACGCCATCGCCGATCATCTCTCGGCCCTGATCGATCGCTACGCCGCCTACGCCAACGCCGTGCGCGAGAACATCGACCAGACCGACGAGGCCGGCGACCCCGGCACCGCCGACCTGTTCACCGAGGTCTCCCGCGCCGTCGACAAGCAGCTGTGGTTCCTCGAGGCCCACGTGCA